DNA from Parageobacillus thermoglucosidasius:
ACTGGCGCACGAAAAAGCCGACGATTTTCCGCGCTACGACACAATGGTTTGCCTCGATTGATAAAATCCGTGGCGAACTGCTCCAAGCCATTAAAGAAACAAAATGGATTCCGGAATGGGGTGAAATCCGTATCCATAATATGATCCGCGACCGCGGCGACTGGTGCATTTCCCGCCAACGCGCATGGGGGGTACCGATTCCGGTCTTTTACGGGGAAAACGGTGAACCGATTATTACGGACGAAACGATCGAGCATGTGTCCAACTTGTTCCGGCAATACGGCTCGAACGTCTGGTTTGAGCGTGAAGCGAAAGACTTGCTGCCGGAAGGATTTACGCATCCATCGAGCCCGAACGGCATTTTCACGAAAGAAACAGACATTATGGACGTATGGTTTGATTCTGGGTCTTCCCATCAGGCGGTGCTCGTAGAACGCGACGATTTACAGCGCCCGGCAGATTTATATTTAGAAGGTTCCGACCAATATCGCGGCTGGTTTAACTCCTCGCTTTCGACTGCCGTCGCTGTTACCGGCAAAGCGCCGTATAAAGCGGTGCTAAGCCACGGATTTGTCCTTGATGGGGAAGGCCGGAAAATGAGCAAATCGCTCGGCAATGTCGTCGTGCCGGCGAAGGTGATGGAACAGCTTGGCGCCGACATTTTGCGCTTATGGGTTGCTTCTGTCGATTATCAAGCGGATGTCCGCATTTCCGACAGCATTTTAAAGCAAGTCGCGGAAGTATACCGGAAAATCCGCAATACGTTCCGGTTTATGCTTGGAAACTTGTTCGACTTTAACCCAGAGACAGATGCAGTTCCTGTGAACGAGTTGCGCGAAGTCGACCGCTACATGCTCGTTAAACTAAACCGTTTGATTGAAAAAGTAAAACAAGCATATGAAACATATGATTTCGCGTCCATTTATCACGATGTGAACAATTTCTGCACTGTTGATTTAAGTGCTTTCTATTTAGACTTTGCTAAAGACATTTTGTATATCGAAGCGCCAAACGACCGCGCACGCCGCTCGATTCAAACGGTATTGTACGAAGCGGTTGTCGCATTAACGAAACTGGTGGCGCCGATTTTGCCGCATACCGCAGAGGAAGTATGGGAGCATATTCCAAACCGGAAAGAAAAAGCAGAAAGCGTTCAGCTTGTTGATATGCCAGAGGCAATTAACATTGACGGCGCAGAGGCGCTAGTGGCAAAATGGGATGCGTTTATGAGCTTGCGCGATGATGTGTTAAAAGCGTTGGAAGTGGCGCGCAATGAAAAAGTGATCGGCAAATCGCTCAATGCAAGCGTTACGGTATATCCGACAAAAGAAGTGCGGCAATTGCTTGCATCGATTGAAGAAGATGTCAAACAGTTATTTATCGTATCTGAGTTTACGATCGCGGATGACTATGAAAAAGCTCCGGAAGATGCGCAAAAATTCGCGAATGTGGCGATCATCGTTAAACAAGCGGAAGGAGAAACGTGCGAGCGCTGCTGGGTCGTGACTCCGGAAGTAGGCAAAGATTCTGAGCATCCGACATTATGCCCTCGCTGCGCCCGCATCGTGAAAGAACATTATTCGGCATAACATGCATATCCGTGCGCGGGACTATCGAAACTCGATAGTCCCGCTGTTTTTTATGTCAGTGATGTTTGGAAAAGTAGGAGTTCCTTGGCGCGCACGAGCCTGTTTGGCTGCTGACGGTTGTTCATGCCTTAAGTTATTTGCACTTGTCATTGTCTGCCGTTGCCCGATTGTGCTACAATTCATTAAGTATATAGTTGAGTGGAGGTAGTATTGTGATATACTATATCATTGCGCTCGTTGTCATTCTGATCGACCAGTGGACGAAATGGCTTGTTGTCAAGTATATGCGGCTTGGCGAAAGCATTCCCATTATTTCGGATGTGCTTTATATTACATCCCACCGCAACCGCGGCGCGGCATGGGGAATTTTGCAAGGGCAGTTCTGGCTGTTTTATTTGATCACCGTCATCGTTGTCATCGGATTAGTCATTTATATTCAGCGGTTGCCGCGCGGAGAGAAGATGTATGGGATAGCTCTTGGCCTTATGCTTGGGGGCGCGCTCGGCAACTTTATTGATCGGCTTTTCCGCAAAGAAGTCGTCGATTTTATTCATGTCTACATTGGTACATACAGTTTTCCGGTGTTTAATATCGCTGACTCCGCACTTTGCATAGGAGTGGCGCTTGTCTTTCTTCAAACGTTTTTTGCCGGAACGAAAGAAAAGGAGAATCAGTGATGGATATCGTTCGGTTTCATATTGATGAAGAATATGACAATGAACGAATTGATAAAGTGATTGCAGCATTAAATGAAGACTGGTCGCGTTCGAAAGTGCAGCAATGGATAAAAAAGCAGCTTGTCACCGTTAATGATCAGCATGTCAAAGCCAATTACAAGTGCTCCGCTGGCGATATTGTCGTCGTTCGCCTCCCTGAGCCGGAGCCGCTTTATGTCGAGCCGGAAAATATTCCGTTAGATATTTATTACGAGGACGCCGATGTTCTCGTTGTCAATAAGCCGCGCGGCATGGTCGTGCACCCGGCTCCCGGGCATATGCGCGGCACGCTCGTTAACGCCTTGCTCGCGCATTGCCATGATTTGTCAGGGATTAATGGCGTTCTTCGCCCGGGCATTGTGCATCGGATTGACAAAGATACATCAGGGCTGTTGATGGTCGCCAAAAACGATATGGCGCATCAGGCGCTTGTCGACCAGCTTGTGAAAAAAACGGTGACGCGCAAATATAAAGCGATTGTCCACGGGGTCATTCCGCACGATTACGGCACGATTGACGCGCCGATCGGCCGTGATAAACGGGACCGCAAAAAAATGGCGGTCACTGAAGAAAACGGAAAAGAGGCAGTGACTCATTTCCGCGTGTTAGAGCGTTTTCGCCAATATACATTTATCGAATGCCAATTGGAAACAGGGAGAACACACCAAATTCGCGTGCACATGAAATATATCGGCTATCCGTTAGCGGGCGACCCGCAATACGGGCCGAAAAAGACGTTGCCAATCGACGGGCAGGCTTTGCACGCGGGAGTGCTTGGATTTTCCCATCCGCGCACAGGCGAATATTTAGAATTTGAGGCGCCGCTGCCGCCTGAATTTGAGCAGCTTTTGCAATTGTTGCGAAAAGGTGATTGACATCCAGACAAAGAAAACGTACAATAAGAACAAGTGAATAAGAACCTTTAAATTCAGTCCTGTGAGGCTGAGAAGGGGTCGGATCAATAAAAGAGATATGTGTGCTTTGTTCTGTGCGCATAAACGGTTCCTCTCGCTTCAAGGGCGAGAGGATTTTTTATGGAGGTGAAACGGCGTGCAAAAGGCGGTCGTGATGGATGAACAGGCGATCCGCCGCGCATTGACGCGGATTGCCCATGAAATTATCGAACGAAACAAAGGCATTGACAACTGTGTGCTGATTGGCATAAAAACGCGCGGCATTTATTTGGCGCAACGGCTGGCCGAGCGGATTGAACAAATTGAAGGCAAAGCGATCCCTGTCGGTGAACTCGATATTACGTTGTACCGCGATGATTTGACGGTGAAAACGGTTGACCGTGAACCGCTTGTGAAAGGAACGAACGTGCCGTTCGATGTGACAAATAAAAAAGTTATATTAACAGATGATGTATTATTCACTGGAAGAACGGTGCGCGCGGCGATGGACGCGGTGATGGACCTTGGGCGTCCGGCGCAAATTCAGCTTGCGGTGCTTGTCGACCGCGGCCACCGTGAACTGCCGATTCGCGCGGATTTCGTCGGCAAAAACATTCCGACATCAAGTTCTGAATTAATTGTCGTTGAACTGACGGAAGTCGATGAGCTGGATCAAGTCAGCATTCATGAAAAATAAAAACATTCCCTTTTAAGTGCAGTCCCGCGAGGCTGCAAAAGGGACAGAAAGATAGGCGTGGACTATCTCTGCACCCTCTTTGCACCCTCAAGGGCAAAGAGGTTTTTTTATGCTAATCAGAAAGGGGTTTTTAACGATGAACAAACCTGTATTAGATATTCAAGACCGGCCGTCGCCGGTGCAATGGTTAACCCTCAGTTTGCAGCATTTATTCGCCATGTTTGGGGCGACGATTTTAGTGCCTTATTTGGTCGGATTAAGCCCATCGATCGCTCTCATTACGAGCGGGCTTGGGACGCTTGCCTTCCTGATGATCACGAAATGGCAAGTCCCTGCGTATCTCGGCTCTTCCTTCGCCTTTATTGCGCCGATTATCGCGGCGAAAGCGGCGGGAGGACCGGGAGCGGCGATGATCGGCAGCTTTTTGGCAGGACTTGTGTACGGCGTCGTCGCACTCATCATCAAAAAAGCGGGTTACCGCTGGATTATGAAGCTGTTGCCGCCGATTGTCGTCGGGCCAGTGATTATCGTGATCGGCCTCGGGCTGGCGAATACGGCCGTAAGTATGGCAATGAACGGCCCGGATGGCAAGTACAGTTTCACACACTTTTCGGTTGCGCTTGTCACGCTCGCGGCAACGATCATTTGTTCCGTGTTTTTGCGCGGCATGATCAGTTTAGTCCCGGTGCTGGCAGGGATTATCGTCGGGTATGTGTACGCGCTTATCGTCGGGGTTGTTGATTTCTCGAAAGTCGCCAAAGCAAAATGGCTTGAAATGCCGGACTTTCTCCTTCCATTTGTCGATTATCCGGTGCATGTCACATGGGATATTGTCATGCTGATGGTGCCGGTGGCGGTTGTGACGCTATCTGAACATATCGGCCACCAGCTTGTGCTGAGCAAAGTCGTCGGCCGCGACCTCATTCAAAAGCCGGGGCTGCATCGCTCGATTTTAGGAGACGGAACGGCGACGATGATTTCCGCGCTGGTCGGCGGACCGCCGAAAACAACGTACGGCGAAAACATCGGGGTGCTGGCGATTACGCGAGTCTACAGCGTCTACGTGCTGGCGGGCGCGGCGGTGATTGCCATCATCTTTGGATTTATCGGCAAAGTGACCGCGCTGATTAGCTCGATTCCGTCTCCGGTGATGGGCGGCGTCTCGATTTTACTGTTCGGCATTATCGCCTCATCCGGCTTGCGCATGCTTGTCGATAGCCGCATCGATTTCGGGGACAAACGCAACTTAGTCATCTCTTCGGTCATTTTAGTCATTGGCATCGGCGGAGCGGTGCTGAAAGTGACAGAGCAATTCCAAATTCAAGGGATGGCACTTGCAGCGATTTGCGGCGTAGCCTTAAACCTTATTTTACCGGGACGCCCGCAAATCAATGAAAATATGTTTGAAAGCAAAACGGAAAACAGCAATGACCATGTCGCATAATTGCACCTTTTAATTAAGTCCAGAGAGACTTAAAAGGGTGTTACTGCGCAAGAAAAAGCGGAAGCGGACGAATGCGCCGAGATAAAGTACTTCCTTCCCCTTTTTTATACGCAAACAGCGTAACACCCTGTCGACTGGACAGGGTGTTTTTTTATGAGATGGCTAGAAATTGAAAAAGGAGCGAGAAAGATGCACCATTTGTTTACATTGACAGAATTATCGTCAGCAGAAATTACCGAATTGTTAGATGAAGCGGAGCGGTTTGCAAAAGGAGATCATTGGCAGGCAACAGAGCCCCTTTTTGTCGCCAATTTATTTTTTGAACCGAGCACGCGCACGAAATGCAGTTTTGAAATGGCGGAGCGGAAACTCGGACTTCACGTCATTCCGTTTGATGCCGACATGTCGAGCATGCAAAAAGGGGAGACGCTATATGACACGGTTCGCACGCTTGAAGCGATCGGGGTAAACGCGGTTGTCGTCCGCCATTCGCAAGATGCGTATTTTGAAACGCTTCGCCATGTGATTCGCATTCCGATCATTAACGCCGGAGACGGTTGCGGGCATCATCCGACACAATCGCTTTTAGATTTGCTTACCATCCGTCAAGAGTTTGGCACATTGGAAGGATTGACGGTAGCGATTATCGGCGATATTCGCCATAGCCGCGTCGCCCGTTCCAATGCCGAGGTGCTGGCAAGATTCGGAGCGAGAGTGTTGTTTTCCAGTCCAGAAGAGTGGAAAGATGCGGCTAATCCGTACGGGACGTATGTGGACATCGATACAGCGGTGGCGGAAGCGGACGTTGTCATGCTGCTGCGCATCCAGCATGAACGGCACGAAGAAAAAATGGGGCTGACAAAAGAACAATATCATGCACGCTACGGCCTGACGCTGGAACGGGGAGAAAAGATGAAGAAAAACAGCATCATTTTGCATCCGGCGCCGGTCAATCGCGGCGTCGAAATTGCGAGCGAACTTGTCGAGTCGAAACGTTCACGCATTTTTAAACAAATGGAAAATGGTGTTTATGTGCGGATGGCCGTGTTAAAACGGGCAATTGAAGGAGGGATAGCGAATGGCAGTTATTTTAAAAAATGGAAAATCGTTTAATTCACATGGCGCCATCGAGCGGATGGAGTTGAAAATCGAAAATGGCATCATTACCGAAACCGGCCCAGAGCTACATAGCGGAGAAGCGGACGAAATCATTGATGTGCAAGGAAAGTTCATCTCTGCCGGATTGATCGATTTGCATGTTCATTTGCGCGAACCGGGCGGCGAACAGAAAGAAACGATCGCAACTGGAACGCTGGCGGCGGCGAAAGGCGGTTTTACGACGGTAGCAGCGATGCCAAATACGAATCCGGTGCCGGATACGAAAGAACAAATGGAATGGCTTCATGAGCGGATCTGCGAAACTGCCTATGTCCGTGTGCTTCCATATGCGGCGATTACGATGCGCCAGCAAGGAACAGAGCTGACGGACTTTGCGGCATTAAAGCAAGCAGGGGCGTTCGCGTTTACTGATGACGGCGTCGGCGTGCAGTCGGCCGGCATGATGTATGAAGCGATGAAGCGGGCGGCTGCTCTTAATATGGCGATTGTCGCCCATTGCGAAGATAACACGTTAACGAACGGCGGAGCCGTGCATGATGGCGAATTTGCATGCCGCCACGGGTTAAACGGCATTCCGTCCGTTTCCGAATCGGTCCATATTGCGCGTGACGTGCTGCTGGCGGAAGCAACAGGCTGTCACTATCATGTCTGCCATATCAGCACGAAAGAATCGGTCCGCGTCGTTCGCGATGCGAAGCGGGCGGGCATTCGCGTTACAGCGGAAGTGACGCCGCACCATCTTCTGTTATGTGATGAAGATATCCCAGGCCCTGATGCGAATTATAAAATGAATCCGCCGCTGCGCAGCAAAGAAGACCGCGCGGCGTTGATTGAGGGGCTGCTTGATGGGACGATCGATTTTATCGCCACTGACCACGCTCCGCATACGGAAGCGGAAAAACAAAAAGGAATGCGCGCTGCCCCGTTTGGCATCGTCGGTCTGGAAACGGCATTTCCGCTCCTTTACACCCATTTGGTGGAAACCAACATATTGACGCTCAAACAGCTTATCGATTTGCTGACGGTAAAGCCAGCGGAATGTTTCGGGCTGCCGCTTGGAAAACTTGCCGTCGGCGCGAGGGCGGATATTACGGTGATTGATTTAGATGCGGAAGAAACGATTGATCCTCAAACGTTTGTCTCGAAAGGAAAAAACACGCCATTTGCCGGCTGGACATGCAAAGGATGGCCGGTGATGACGTTTGTCGGCGGAAAACTAGTTTGGCAGAAAGGAAGAGAGTGAATGAAACGGCAGCTTGTATTGGAAGACGGTTCGTTTTTTATCGGGGAGGCATTTGGCAGCACGAAAAAAACGGTTGGCGAAGTAGTGTTTAACACGGGAATGACCGGGTATCAGGAAATTTTAACAGATCCTTCGTATTGCGGGCAAATCGTGACAATGACGTATCCGCTCATCGGCAACTACGGCATTAACCGCGATGATTTTGAATCGATTGAACCACATATCCATGGCTTCATCGTCAAGGAAGTGTGCGATGTGCCATCCAATTGGCGAAGTGAAATGACGCTTGATCAATATTTAAAAGAAAAACAGATCCCGGGGTTGTCGGGAATTGATACGCGAAAATTGACGCGGATTATCCGCCAGTACGGGACATTGAAAGGAATGATCTGCGACTTGGATGTCAGCGTGCAAGAAGCTGTCGAATCTTTGAGAACAATAGAACTGC
Protein-coding regions in this window:
- the ileS gene encoding isoleucine--tRNA ligase, with product MDYKETLLMPRTEFPMRGNLPKREPQIQKKWEEMDIYRKVQERTKGRPLFVLHDGPPYANGDIHMGHALNKILKDIIVRYKSMSGYCAPYVPGWDTHGLPIETALTKKGVDRKSMSVAEFRKLCEQYAYEQINNQREQFKRLGVRGDWENPYITLTREYEAQQIKVFGEMAKKGLIYKGLKPVYWSPSSESALAEAEIEYKDKRSPSIYVAFPVKDGKGVLDGDEKIVIWTTTPWTIPANLAIAVHPDLDYQVVETNGAKYVVAAALLASVAKEIGWDDVTVVKTIKGKDLEYVVAKHPFYDRDSLVVCGEHVTTDAGTGCVHTAPGHGEDDFIVGQKYGLDVLCPVDERGYMTSEAPGFEGLFYDEANKAITQKLEEVGALLKLSFITHSYPHDWRTKKPTIFRATTQWFASIDKIRGELLQAIKETKWIPEWGEIRIHNMIRDRGDWCISRQRAWGVPIPVFYGENGEPIITDETIEHVSNLFRQYGSNVWFEREAKDLLPEGFTHPSSPNGIFTKETDIMDVWFDSGSSHQAVLVERDDLQRPADLYLEGSDQYRGWFNSSLSTAVAVTGKAPYKAVLSHGFVLDGEGRKMSKSLGNVVVPAKVMEQLGADILRLWVASVDYQADVRISDSILKQVAEVYRKIRNTFRFMLGNLFDFNPETDAVPVNELREVDRYMLVKLNRLIEKVKQAYETYDFASIYHDVNNFCTVDLSAFYLDFAKDILYIEAPNDRARRSIQTVLYEAVVALTKLVAPILPHTAEEVWEHIPNRKEKAESVQLVDMPEAINIDGAEALVAKWDAFMSLRDDVLKALEVARNEKVIGKSLNASVTVYPTKEVRQLLASIEEDVKQLFIVSEFTIADDYEKAPEDAQKFANVAIIVKQAEGETCERCWVVTPEVGKDSEHPTLCPRCARIVKEHYSA
- the lspA gene encoding signal peptidase II; its protein translation is MSGGSIVIYYIIALVVILIDQWTKWLVVKYMRLGESIPIISDVLYITSHRNRGAAWGILQGQFWLFYLITVIVVIGLVIYIQRLPRGEKMYGIALGLMLGGALGNFIDRLFRKEVVDFIHVYIGTYSFPVFNIADSALCIGVALVFLQTFFAGTKEKENQ
- a CDS encoding RluA family pseudouridine synthase, whose product is MDIVRFHIDEEYDNERIDKVIAALNEDWSRSKVQQWIKKQLVTVNDQHVKANYKCSAGDIVVVRLPEPEPLYVEPENIPLDIYYEDADVLVVNKPRGMVVHPAPGHMRGTLVNALLAHCHDLSGINGVLRPGIVHRIDKDTSGLLMVAKNDMAHQALVDQLVKKTVTRKYKAIVHGVIPHDYGTIDAPIGRDKRDRKKMAVTEENGKEAVTHFRVLERFRQYTFIECQLETGRTHQIRVHMKYIGYPLAGDPQYGPKKTLPIDGQALHAGVLGFSHPRTGEYLEFEAPLPPEFEQLLQLLRKGD
- the pyrR gene encoding bifunctional pyr operon transcriptional regulator/uracil phosphoribosyltransferase PyrR, whose translation is MQKAVVMDEQAIRRALTRIAHEIIERNKGIDNCVLIGIKTRGIYLAQRLAERIEQIEGKAIPVGELDITLYRDDLTVKTVDREPLVKGTNVPFDVTNKKVILTDDVLFTGRTVRAAMDAVMDLGRPAQIQLAVLVDRGHRELPIRADFVGKNIPTSSSELIVVELTEVDELDQVSIHEK
- a CDS encoding solute carrier family 23 protein produces the protein MNKPVLDIQDRPSPVQWLTLSLQHLFAMFGATILVPYLVGLSPSIALITSGLGTLAFLMITKWQVPAYLGSSFAFIAPIIAAKAAGGPGAAMIGSFLAGLVYGVVALIIKKAGYRWIMKLLPPIVVGPVIIVIGLGLANTAVSMAMNGPDGKYSFTHFSVALVTLAATIICSVFLRGMISLVPVLAGIIVGYVYALIVGVVDFSKVAKAKWLEMPDFLLPFVDYPVHVTWDIVMLMVPVAVVTLSEHIGHQLVLSKVVGRDLIQKPGLHRSILGDGTATMISALVGGPPKTTYGENIGVLAITRVYSVYVLAGAAVIAIIFGFIGKVTALISSIPSPVMGGVSILLFGIIASSGLRMLVDSRIDFGDKRNLVISSVILVIGIGGAVLKVTEQFQIQGMALAAICGVALNLILPGRPQINENMFESKTENSNDHVA
- a CDS encoding aspartate carbamoyltransferase catalytic subunit — its product is MHHLFTLTELSSAEITELLDEAERFAKGDHWQATEPLFVANLFFEPSTRTKCSFEMAERKLGLHVIPFDADMSSMQKGETLYDTVRTLEAIGVNAVVVRHSQDAYFETLRHVIRIPIINAGDGCGHHPTQSLLDLLTIRQEFGTLEGLTVAIIGDIRHSRVARSNAEVLARFGARVLFSSPEEWKDAANPYGTYVDIDTAVAEADVVMLLRIQHERHEEKMGLTKEQYHARYGLTLERGEKMKKNSIILHPAPVNRGVEIASELVESKRSRIFKQMENGVYVRMAVLKRAIEGGIANGSYFKKWKIV
- a CDS encoding dihydroorotase, yielding MAVILKNGKSFNSHGAIERMELKIENGIITETGPELHSGEADEIIDVQGKFISAGLIDLHVHLREPGGEQKETIATGTLAAAKGGFTTVAAMPNTNPVPDTKEQMEWLHERICETAYVRVLPYAAITMRQQGTELTDFAALKQAGAFAFTDDGVGVQSAGMMYEAMKRAAALNMAIVAHCEDNTLTNGGAVHDGEFACRHGLNGIPSVSESVHIARDVLLAEATGCHYHVCHISTKESVRVVRDAKRAGIRVTAEVTPHHLLLCDEDIPGPDANYKMNPPLRSKEDRAALIEGLLDGTIDFIATDHAPHTEAEKQKGMRAAPFGIVGLETAFPLLYTHLVETNILTLKQLIDLLTVKPAECFGLPLGKLAVGARADITVIDLDAEETIDPQTFVSKGKNTPFAGWTCKGWPVMTFVGGKLVWQKGRE